Sequence from the Elusimicrobiota bacterium genome:
GCTCCTGCCCGCCCTCGGTCCCGGGGATCCTGTCGCGCGCCTGCTCGGCCTTCGCTTGGCACCCATAGCCGAGGGCGCGCGCTCCGCGCACTACGTCTGGGGAAAGATGATCGCCTTCCTATTCTCCAACCTGACGGCCTATGTCGTCAACGTGCTTTGGGTATTCATCCCCGGCCGCCACAGCAGGAAGGTGGAATTCGCCCTCTTCTACGCGGTCTCCGGGACCAGCTTCGCCCTCGGCACGGCTCTGGGCTGGCTGCTGATAAAATGGGCCGGACTGCCGACCACCTACGCCTTCGCCGTCAACGGCGCGGCTTCCATCGCGATGAACTACGCCAGCCGGAAGTTCGTCGTGCTCAAGGGTTAACAGGCTGCTGATAAACCCTCCTGCGGAAAGGACTATGTCCGGACACAGTCCTTTCGGTAGCGGGCAACAGTCCATCCCCGAACTGGCCCAGACAGGCGCAGCCTGTCTGGGCCAGTCGCGCCGAAGGCGCCATCCTTCGTGCAACCTATCGGATGGGTTCTGCCGCCCCGCTTCGCGCAGTGCCATGAGGCCCAGGACGTAGGCCGGGTCCAGAGGACGAAGCCACACCAGCGCCCCCATGGGGATGCGCGAGAGCGACACCAGGTTGGGGGCGGTCAGCCAGCTTCCGCTTCACCGCCGATCTCTCCATGAGGCGCCTGCCTAAGGGCGTTCGAGCTCGGGATCCTTCAGATAGAGTCTGAGGACGATCCCCAGGTAGGCGAAGCCGAATAGATAGCCCCCTATCACATCCGTCACCCAATGGGCGCCGAGATATATCCGGGAGATCGAGATGGAGAGGATCAGGAAGGCGGAAAGAACGCCGATGACGATCCTCCAGAACGAGGGGATCTTCTTGTTGGCGGACATCACCGCCAGGAGGAAACCGAAGAACACGACGTAGTGGACCACATGCCCGCTGGGGAAGCTGGATTGGCCGGCGTCCGTGAGCAATTCAGCATTCTCCCAGGTCGGCCGGGGGCGGCCTACCAGCATCTTGACCAGGCTATTGAGCAGGTCGGCGACGGGAGCGGCCAGGACGAAGAAGGATTCCCGTCGGCAGCGGGCCGCGAAGAAGAGCGCCGAGGCCAGGATGATCGAAAGAGACGCGACGATGGGATCGCCGAAGAAGCTGATGCCCCTCATCACGGCGGTCAGATGCCTCATGCCGAGTTCCTGGCTCTCCTGGGTCACGTAGATGTCGAAGGAGGATATCGGATGAAGCCGGACGAAGGATATCAATCCCGCGACGGCGGCGGCCAAGCAGGCATAGAGGGCCAGCAGACGCTTATGCGCTGGCGTCATCTTTCTTGCCGGGGACCAGGACCTGGATCGCCCCGGGAACGACCTTAAAATGGAGGGGGATCCGGTCCAAGACCTCGCCGTCGCATTGCACCGTCTGCTCGGGGCTTGCGGAGACGCTGATGTCCCGGCCTTGCCAGTGCTGGACCAATTCCAGGTCGTGCGGACGTTCCCGTTGGATCAAGGTGACCGCCAGAAGCTTGAGCAGGCTGAGGTTCGCCTTGCGCACGACCACGACATCCAGCAGCCCGTCGCTGACATCGATGTGCTTGTCGAACGATACGCTGCTGAACCCGAGGTTCCCGGTGTTGGCGACGATGCAGGTCCAGCCTTGGACTTCGTGCTCCTCGCCATCGATCTTCAGATGGTAGACGGCTTTTTCAGCTTTCCTCATCGCTGCGGCCGCCGACAAGAGATAGGCGAAGATGCCGTGCTTGTTCTTGGCCTCGCGATCCGCGCCTTTGACGACGTCCGCCTCGAAGCCGAAGCATACTCCCGCGGTGAAATAGCGCTCATCGAACCGCCCCACGTCGATGGCTTTCGTCTCCGGCGGGACGCGGCCCAGGAGCGCGCAGGCTTCTTTGAGGTCGCCGGGTATGCCGAGCTCGGTGGCCAGGACGTTCGCCGAGCCTCCCGGCAGGATGGCCAAAGGGATGTCCGACCCGATCAGGCCGCTGACCGCTTCCATGACCGTGCCGTCGCCGCCGTAGACGGCGAGGGCATCGGCTCCGTCCTTGACGGCGGCCTTGGCCAACTGGATCGCGTCGCCCGCCCGGTGGGTGATCGCCGCTTTCCACTCGATGCCGGCTTCCTTCATGGACGCGTTGATGATGGATAGAATGGAGCCGCCTTGCCCGGAGGCGGGATTGATGATGATGTGGATATCGGTTATCTTCTTCTCCACGACAAGGGTAATGATACAAAAACGCCGCCGGATCGGGCTCCGGGCCTCGAGCGGCTTGCCCGAAGGCGTCAGTAATTTTCCCAATGTGAAGGCCCCGAGAAGTCTGTTATAGTCATAAGTGACGAGCGGAAAGAAGGTCGCTTGATGTCAGGAGGGGATATGAAAAAAGCAACGATATTGATGTTGGCGTGCGCGCTGCTGGTCCCTGCGCTCGGCGCCATGGCGCAGGAGCAAGGCGGGCCGCCAAAGGGTGAGGGGCAGGGCAAGGGACTGAAGGGGCCGAAGGGACCGTTGGCCAAGTTCATCATCGAGTTGCCCGCTGAGCATCCGATGACCACGACGCACTTCGCGGACATGATGGCGGAGCGCCTCCAGCTCTCAGACGAGCAGAAGTCCAAGGTCCAAAAGGTGATGGCAACGTCCAAGCCTGGCCTGCAGGAGAAATTCGCTGAGATACTCAAGGTCCGCAAGGAGATGCAAGCCCTGGAGAAGGACCTCTGGGACAAGATCCGCGCGACCTTGAACGACGATCAGAAGAAGTCCTTTGGCTGGATCGATCGGTGGCCAGGGGGGCCGAGCGGGCCGGGCGAACCAGGCCTGCGCCAGGGCGGCCAGCAGGGCGGCAGGGGCGAGGGACCCGGCGGCCAAGGCCGGGGGGAGCAGCCTGCGCAGCCTCCGCAGGAATGGCCGGGCGGAGGAAAATAGCTGCGGCGCAAGCCTGACTTGGACCGAAGGCCGGGACCGGGGCTTTGCCCCGCTCCCGGCCTTGCTTGACGGCCTGGGCAGCCGGCCTAGCGCACTCCCCTTTTGGTATTTTGGCTCTCCCAAGGGCTACGGGATTCCCCGAGTTAAAATTACTAGATTCCCCGATACGCAATACCCGAATGACCTGTTATAGTCAAGAGGCGTACGGAAGCAGGGCCCGCTTCTTGCGGGGGGGGAAATGTGAGGAAAACGACGATATTGTTGCTGGCGTGCGCTTTGCTGGCCCCGGCGCTCGGCGCCATGGCGCAGGAGCCGGGCGGGCCGCCCCAGGGCGAGGGGCAGGGCCAGGCACCGAAGGGGCCGCCGTCCAAGTTCATCATGGACGTGCCCACGGAGCATCCGATGACCACGGCTGGCTTCGCGGGCAAGCTCGCGGAGAGCCTCCAGCTCTCGGACGAGCAGAAGGCCAAGTTCCAAAAGGTGATCGCGGCGTCAAAACCCAGCCTGCAGAAGAAAGCCGTGGAGATGCGCAAGCTCCGCAAGGAGATGCAAGCCCTGGAGAAGGACGTGTGGGACCAGATCGGCGCGACCTTGAACGACGATCAGAAGAGGTCCGTGGGCTGGATCAATCGCTGGCGAGGGCCGAGCCGGCCGGGCGAACCAGGCCTACGCCAGGGCGGCCTGCAGGGCGACAGGGGCCCGGGACCCAGCGGCCAAACCCGGGGGGAGCAGCCTCCGAAGGAAGGGCCGGGCGGAGAAAAGACTTAGACCGAAGCCCGGGCCGCTCAGCTCAGCCTTTCATCGGCAGAGCGCTCCGCCCTCTACACGCTCGGCCGGATAGGGCTTGGTCCCGTCGGGGCACTGTTCCACGGCCCGGTAGGGCTTGGCCGGGTCCTGGGTCTTCACATAGAACCTGGGCTTCTCCAGGCCGCCCTCCGGGCCGTTGAAGCGGAAGCGCCAGCCGAAAATGGTCGTGGGCTTGGAGGGCCGGCTCTGCTCCGCGGCGCGCAGGCGCTGCCATGACTCCGGGCTCATGGCCAGCCCAAGGAATACCGCGGCCCCGGCCAGGACACGCAGAGCGGCCGGGGGCTTCTCGAACCGGCGCAGAGCGCGCCAGGCGGCATAGACGAGGCCCGACCAGAACAGGAGGCTGAAGAAGAGCGCGGGATGGATGATCGCGTAGCAGAGGTCCAGGAAAAGCCCCAGCACCAAGAACGCGCCGCCCGCCAGGCAGGCGGCGAGCAGGGGGAGGGCCGCCAGGACGGCGAGAACCGCGGCCGCTCCTTTCGGCTTGGCGCCGGCGCAGCGCCGGGCCACCTCGAGGCAGGACATGCAAACCACCGCGGCGACGAGTCCTCCCGGGCCGAGCACCACATAGGCGGCGGCCGCGGCCAAGGCGCAGGCCCAGACGAAACCGGGCCGCGGCGCCGCGGCCTTCTTGATCACTTGACGGCCGCGTCCTCCACCAGCACCGGATAGAAATACCCCGCCCCGATGTCCTTGTCCGCGGCGACCTTGCCCTTGACGGTGACCACCTGTCCCGCCTTGGGCAGGTCCTTGGTGGTGACGGTGATGTCGTGGGTCCCGGCCTTCGCGTCGCCGGTCCCGTCCTGGAGATGGAGCCAGTTGCGCCCCATGATCTCCGGCGAGACCTTGACGACCTTGCCCCGCACCGTGACGTCCTTGCCCTCGAGCTCCTTGCGCCGGGCATGGAGCTCGGCTACGGTGAAGGCGCTGGGGCCCTCGGCCTTGGCGACCTTGAGGCCGGCCTCGGGCGCGGCCTCGCTCGAGCCGTGCCCGGGCATCATGGCGCCGCGCCCCTTGCCGGTCGAAGTCCCCGAAACCAGGCCCGGCGAGAAGATGATGGCTGGGAAGGTGCGCTTGAGGGTCCTGCTCTTGAAGTTCCGCATCGCCATGCCGGGCTGGAAGGACAGCTTCTGGCCCTTGGCGACCTTCGTCGGCGGGGCCGCCAGCCAGACGGAGCCCTGGTCTTGGACCAGCCGCACGTAGGTGTAGCCGCCCGAGTCCATGGTCTCGGCCACCACTCCGGTGACGGGCGCCTGCGGCCCCGGCGCCGCGACACCGAGCGCTGCGGCCGATAGCAGGACCGCCGGCAAGAGCTTGATCATCGCATTCCTCCTAGGGACTGCCCAGGGCTATGATACCAAAACGCCGCGGGCCTTCTTCGGATTTGACCTTTTCCTGCCCGGCCCGGTCTTGGCCCAAGCGCGGCCCAAAGCCGCGCCCGCCCATGACCGGGTCGTCCGCGTCGGGGTCCAGGTGGTGGTCTGGCCCGCGGAGTCCTTGCTGGTGGCGCATCTGATGATCCATAGATACGGACGGCCGGAGGAGGTCCATGCCGACCGCCTGGTCTGGCGCTCCCGCTGGCCCTGGAAGAGGATCGTGGTCAGCGCGGGCTCGCGGGCCAAGCCCCTGGAGCAGGTCGTCGCCTACCGCGTCCCGGCGGACAAGCTCCAAGATCTGGGGCGCTTCTCCCGCCGCTTGCTGGTCGACCAGGCGCGCGGGGAGCTCTCCTCGCTCAGCGACCGCGAGGACTACAACCGCCTGGCGCTGAACCTGGCCGACGAGGTCGTGCGCGGCAGGCGGACGCCTGAGCAGGCCAGGCGGTTCTTCGTCCGGACGGTCAGGCTCTCTTTGGCCGGGAAGGACGGCCCCTACACGAAGAGGCTCTTCATCGCGCCTCCGCTCATGTATCCGCCGCCTTCCCGCCTGGAGCGCTTCTGACCGCCGCGGCGCGGGCCGCAGCCTAAACGGCTCCGTTGGTATATAATATGTTTGCTGACCCCGCACGGGTCGGGAGGGGACATGAAAAAGACGACGATTTTGATATTGGCGTGCGCGCTGCTGGTCCCGGCGCTGGCGGCGCTGGCGCAGGAGGAGGGCGGACCGCCGCAGGGCGAGGGACCGGAAGGGCGGCCGCCCATGGACCTGGGGATGCCCACGGAGCATCCGATGACCTCCGCGCGCTTCGCGGACATGCTCACGCAGCGGCTCGAGCTCTCCGACGAGCAGAAGGCCAAGGTCCAAAGCGCGATCGCGGGGTCCAAGGAGGGCCTGAAGAAGAAATTCGCTGAGATACAAAAGGTCCGCAAGGAGATGGAAGCCCTGGAGAAGGACCTCTGGGGCAAGATCGGAGCGGCCTTGACCGAGGAGCAGAAGCGGACCTTGGACGAGATGCAGAGGATGCGGCCCGGCGGGCCCGGCGGGCCGGGCATGCGCCGCGGCGGCGAGGGCGGCCAGCAGGGCGGCATGAGGCCCGGCGGCAGGGGCCGCGGCCGCAGGGGTCCGGGACGCACGGGACAAGGCGGGGGGCAGCAGCAGCCTCAGCAGGGTCCGCAGGAAGAGCCGGGCGGCGACCAGTAGCGGCGGCTCAGCTCCGCGCGGCCGCCCGGACCGGGTCCGCTGGCCCGGCATCATCTGATGCCGGGGTCCGAGCCATATATTCGCGGCGCCAAATACATTATAATTACAAAATGCTCCAGGTGAGACCATGAAGAAAGAATGCGACCTGCTCGTGGTGGATGACGAGCCCGCGATCACCGGCTCCGTGGCGAGGATATGCGCGGCCGAGGGGATGACGGTCGACCAGGCGGATTGCGCGGCCGCCGGATTCGCGATGCTGGAGCGCTGCGCCTATCGTCTCATCGTCTGCGACATCAGGATGGCGGGCGTGGACGGCTTCCAGTTCCTGTCGACGGTCGCGGCCATGCACATCTCCACGCCGGTCGTCATGGTCACCGGCTATGCCACGGTCCAGAACGTGGTGCGGTCCATGTTCTCGGGGGCCGTCGATTTCATCCCGAAGCCCTTCACCAGCGACGAGCTGCTGGCCGTGGTCCAGCGCGGTCTGCGCTACGACCAGCTGCTGAAGGAGGCGATCGCCGCCGCCGTGAAGTCGCCCCCGGGCGCGGCGCCGTATGCGTCGTGCCCGCTGGAATACCGCCGCCTCGGGCATGTCAGCTGGGTGTCCATGGAGAGCCGGGAGGCCGCCTTGGTGGGGGTCTGCGACCCGTTCGTCAGGACCGTAGGCGGGGTGCGCAGCGTCAAGCTCATGGCTGCCGGCGGCGAGATCGTCCAGGGGGACCGCTGCGCGGCGATCATCTCGGAGGATGGCTTGTCGCACGGCGTGATGAGCCCGATCAGCGGCCGGATCCTCGGCGTGAATGCCAAGGTCGTCTCGCGCCGGTCCTTGGTCGAGGAAGAGCCGTATGCCAAAGGGTGGCTGTATCGGGTCCTGCCCTCCAACCCCGAGCCCGAGTTCAATGAGCTGGTCAGGTGCCGCGTGGATTCCCTGTAACAGGGTCTGGGATCGCGCCCAGGCAGAGGCAGTCCAGAGGTCCTAGCGGAAGCCGGGTCTTTTTCCGCATGCCGGCTGCCCGAGTGTCCCTCCCGGGGCTCCGCAAAACCGCTCATACTCCCGATATGCGCCCGCCCTGCCGGCTGCTTGGGCTGTTTCTCGCCTCTGTCTTTCTGGCCGCGGCAAACGGTTCGGCCGCGGACAATCAATCCCTCCGTGAGCTCCGCCGATGGGGGGACCAGCTCAACATAGCCCCTGATGCTCCCGTCGCCTTGCCTGAGGGCAGGCCGGTGGCCGCGGCCCCCGGCGCGGACCCGCTGGAGCTCCCCGCGCGCTGGACCATGGCCTGCGCGAGGGAGGAATGGCGGTATGCGAATCTGCTGGCGCTCCCCCAGGAGACGGTGGAGCGGTATTTTCAGGAGCTGGTGAGGAGCACTTTCGTCAAAGGATTCACGCGCCTTTCCGCCGTCAACGGGCCCATGGCGGAGGAACTGCTGCGGCGGGCGCGAAGCTCTTCGGTGTCCATACGCTGCAAGAATCTCCAGGGTCCTTACGGCGAGTCGAGGAATCCCTTGCTCGCGCGGCTCATCGGCCCCGGCTGGATCAACGTCAACAGCGCCTTGCTGTCGGTCTACGCCAGCGCCAAGGAGCTCAACAAGACCATCCCGGCCGACGGCGAGATGGCGGCGTTCCGCGTGGCTGAGGACGGCGGGGACCTGGCCATCTTCCATGAGATGCTGCACGCCGTGGGCCTGGACACCTTGCCCATGCGCGTCCACAACGACCCCAGGGCCGACCGCTCCAAGGACCTCGTGTTCGCATGCACGGATGCGGTCTTCTCAGCCAGCCGGGACGACTGCATCGCCTGCGCCCTGGCCCGCAGCGTGAACGGCTCCTTCGTCGCGTCCGAGTCCCCCGCAGATGTGGATGCCGCCTCCCGGAGCTGCGACGCCCTGTCGCGGCCCGGCAGATAGGCTGGCAGGCAGGGCCGTTTCTCCGAAAATTTAACCGGATTTTGCCGAATTTTTAACGGCCTGTAACATCGGCGCAAGGCCCCCGGATTATACTCCAGATAGAGGCAAGCCATGGCTCTTGAATCAGTGGTGGACCTGGCGCAACCCAGACCCGCGCTGTCCCCGCTGCCAAGCGCTCCGGTCCTGGCTCGGCAGGCGTCCGCGGGCCGGG
This genomic interval carries:
- a CDS encoding diacylglycerol kinase family lipid kinase, translating into MEKKITDIHIIINPASGQGGSILSIINASMKEAGIEWKAAITHRAGDAIQLAKAAVKDGADALAVYGGDGTVMEAVSGLIGSDIPLAILPGGSANVLATELGIPGDLKEACALLGRVPPETKAIDVGRFDERYFTAGVCFGFEADVVKGADREAKNKHGIFAYLLSAAAAMRKAEKAVYHLKIDGEEHEVQGWTCIVANTGNLGFSSVSFDKHIDVSDGLLDVVVVRKANLSLLKLLAVTLIQRERPHDLELVQHWQGRDISVSASPEQTVQCDGEVLDRIPLHFKVVPGAIQVLVPGKKDDASA
- a CDS encoding response regulator, encoding MKKECDLLVVDDEPAITGSVARICAAEGMTVDQADCAAAGFAMLERCAYRLIVCDIRMAGVDGFQFLSTVAAMHISTPVVMVTGYATVQNVVRSMFSGAVDFIPKPFTSDELLAVVQRGLRYDQLLKEAIAAAVKSPPGAAPYASCPLEYRRLGHVSWVSMESREAALVGVCDPFVRTVGGVRSVKLMAAGGEIVQGDRCAAIISEDGLSHGVMSPISGRILGVNAKVVSRRSLVEEEPYAKGWLYRVLPSNPEPEFNELVRCRVDSL
- a CDS encoding DNA-binding protein → MIKLLPAVLLSAAALGVAAPGPQAPVTGVVAETMDSGGYTYVRLVQDQGSVWLAAPPTKVAKGQKLSFQPGMAMRNFKSRTLKRTFPAIIFSPGLVSGTSTGKGRGAMMPGHGSSEAAPEAGLKVAKAEGPSAFTVAELHARRKELEGKDVTVRGKVVKVSPEIMGRNWLHLQDGTGDAKAGTHDITVTTKDLPKAGQVVTVKGKVAADKDIGAGYFYPVLVEDAAVK
- a CDS encoding GtrA family protein → MGGALATGVEILVFYSVAIWLLPALGPGDPVARLLGLRLAPIAEGARSAHYVWGKMIAFLFSNLTAYVVNVLWVFIPGRHSRKVEFALFYAVSGTSFALGTALGWLLIKWAGLPTTYAFAVNGAASIAMNYASRKFVVLKG
- a CDS encoding phosphatase PAP2 family protein; translated protein: MTPAHKRLLALYACLAAAVAGLISFVRLHPISSFDIYVTQESQELGMRHLTAVMRGISFFGDPIVASLSIILASALFFAARCRRESFFVLAAPVADLLNSLVKMLVGRPRPTWENAELLTDAGQSSFPSGHVVHYVVFFGFLLAVMSANKKIPSFWRIVIGVLSAFLILSISISRIYLGAHWVTDVIGGYLFGFAYLGIVLRLYLKDPELERP